A window of the Scandinavium goeteborgense genome harbors these coding sequences:
- a CDS encoding mandelate racemase/muconate lactonizing enzyme family protein, translated as MAVITSVEVFMVMLEPKVRREDAIQAFVCQETPFVRITDSDGAQGLGYSYTIGTGGPAVLSLLEKTLAPALLGKEADAIEQRWRELLFLTHATSVGAITSLALATIDTALWDLRCKRSNQPLWIAAGGAQSRIPLYNTEGGWLNLSTSELVENALECQANGFAATKMKVGLSIKDDMSRLRAVREAVGDNFEIFTDANQAFRVDEAIRRAHHYEELDIGWLEEPLPADDLQGHIRLSQQTSVPIAVGESIYSALHFREYLQQNACSVVQVDVARIGGITPWLKVAHLAECFNIVVCPHFLMELHVSLCAAVPNARWLEYIPQLDTLTHQPMQVENGYGLPPSSPGLGIDWDLRALERHTLPGSYQRLTR; from the coding sequence ATGGCAGTCATTACATCAGTTGAAGTCTTTATGGTGATGCTGGAGCCAAAAGTTCGGCGTGAAGATGCTATCCAGGCGTTTGTGTGCCAGGAAACACCGTTTGTCCGTATTACCGATTCCGACGGCGCGCAAGGGCTGGGTTACAGCTATACCATCGGCACCGGCGGCCCTGCAGTTCTGTCACTGCTGGAGAAAACGCTGGCACCCGCCCTTCTCGGCAAAGAGGCAGACGCGATTGAACAGCGCTGGCGCGAATTGCTTTTTCTGACCCATGCCACCTCTGTCGGGGCGATAACCTCGCTGGCGCTGGCAACTATCGATACCGCGCTGTGGGATCTGCGCTGCAAACGGAGCAATCAACCGCTGTGGATCGCCGCTGGCGGTGCACAGTCGCGTATCCCGCTTTATAACACCGAAGGCGGCTGGCTCAATTTATCTACCAGTGAACTGGTTGAAAATGCGCTGGAATGTCAGGCAAACGGCTTTGCCGCCACTAAAATGAAAGTCGGCCTGTCGATTAAAGACGATATGTCTCGTCTTCGCGCCGTACGCGAGGCGGTGGGCGATAATTTCGAGATTTTCACCGATGCCAATCAGGCCTTCCGGGTCGATGAAGCCATTCGTCGGGCGCATCATTATGAAGAACTTGATATCGGCTGGCTGGAAGAACCCCTCCCCGCCGACGATTTACAGGGGCATATTCGCCTGAGCCAGCAGACCAGCGTGCCCATCGCCGTCGGGGAGAGTATCTACAGCGCCCTGCACTTCCGCGAGTATCTGCAGCAGAATGCCTGCTCTGTGGTGCAGGTCGACGTGGCGCGCATCGGCGGCATTACGCCCTGGCTGAAAGTCGCGCATTTGGCTGAGTGTTTTAATATCGTGGTTTGTCCGCATTTCCTGATGGAACTCCACGTTTCGCTGTGTGCAGCAGTACCAAACGCCCGCTGGCTGGAATATATTCCTCAGCTTGATACGCTGACCCATCAGCCGATGCAAGTGGAAAACGGTTATGGGTTACCGCCGTCCTCCCCAGGGCTGGGTATTGACTGGGATCTTCGCGCCCTTGAGCGCCACACGCTGCCAGGCAGTTATCAACGTCTGACTCGCTGA
- a CDS encoding fumarylacetoacetate hydrolase family protein gives MRLLRFGQPGQERPGLLDGQGNIRDLSAWIDDISADTLSPEMLARLASLSPDELPLVEGNPRLGSCVGGSRKFICVGLNYSDHAAETNAVVPPEPILFMKSPHAIVGPNDEVEIPRGSQKTDWEVELGVVIGKKAKYVSEAEAMEHIAGYCVINDLSERAFQIERQGQWVKGKSCDTFGPTGPWLVTQDEIPDPQNLNMWLEVDGHRYQQGSTATMVYGVRYLIAYISQFMTLYPGDIISTGTPPGVGMGQTPPVYLKPGQTLRLGIEGLGEQQQLTRAESGSTQ, from the coding sequence ATGCGCTTACTTCGCTTTGGTCAGCCGGGTCAGGAACGTCCCGGACTTCTCGACGGTCAGGGAAACATTCGTGACCTTTCCGCGTGGATTGACGACATCAGTGCCGATACGCTGTCACCCGAAATGCTTGCCCGTCTGGCCTCGCTTTCACCGGATGAACTGCCGTTGGTGGAAGGTAATCCGCGCCTCGGTTCCTGCGTCGGCGGCAGCCGCAAGTTTATCTGTGTTGGCCTGAACTATTCCGATCACGCGGCAGAAACCAATGCCGTGGTTCCTCCCGAACCCATTCTGTTTATGAAATCCCCTCACGCTATCGTTGGACCAAACGACGAGGTGGAGATCCCGCGCGGTTCACAGAAAACGGACTGGGAAGTGGAGCTGGGGGTCGTCATTGGGAAAAAGGCAAAATACGTCAGCGAGGCCGAGGCCATGGAACATATCGCCGGTTACTGCGTGATCAACGATTTGTCCGAACGCGCATTTCAGATTGAACGCCAGGGTCAGTGGGTAAAAGGCAAAAGCTGCGACACCTTCGGCCCAACCGGTCCGTGGCTGGTGACGCAAGATGAAATCCCCGACCCGCAAAATCTCAACATGTGGCTTGAGGTGGACGGTCATCGCTATCAGCAAGGTTCCACGGCAACCATGGTGTATGGCGTGCGCTACCTAATTGCCTACATTTCACAATTTATGACGCTGTATCCCGGCGACATTATTTCAACCGGTACGCCGCCCGGCGTTGGCATGGGGCAGACGCCTCCCGTGTATCTGAAGCCCGGCCAGACCCTGCGTCTTGGCATTGAAGGGCTGGGTGAACAGCAGCAGCTGACCCGCGCCGAATCTGGCTCAACACAGTAA
- a CDS encoding SDR family oxidoreductase: MTQQKTVLITAAAQGIGHTTALRMAKAGFKVIATDINEEKLEALSWVDNIRTARLDVTNAAEIHDFIARQTAIDVLFNCAGIVHSGDVLTVSDEHLNQAWQLNVMSQVHLIQAVLPGMLARRDGCIINMSSVASSVKSVPNRCAYSVSKAAVIGLTKSVAADYITQGVRCNAICPGTVETPSLQQRLSDTGDYDAARADFIRRQPMGRIGKPDEIADLVLYLSNATFTTGHIHNIDGGWSA, encoded by the coding sequence ATGACGCAGCAGAAGACCGTTTTGATCACTGCCGCCGCGCAAGGTATTGGCCACACCACCGCCCTCAGGATGGCAAAAGCCGGATTTAAGGTGATTGCCACCGATATCAATGAAGAAAAACTGGAAGCGCTGTCGTGGGTAGATAACATCCGCACCGCACGTCTCGACGTGACCAATGCGGCAGAAATTCACGATTTCATCGCCAGACAAACCGCTATTGATGTGCTGTTCAACTGCGCGGGAATTGTTCATAGCGGCGATGTACTGACCGTCAGCGATGAACACTTAAATCAGGCCTGGCAGCTTAATGTGATGTCGCAGGTTCACCTGATTCAGGCGGTTCTGCCGGGAATGTTAGCGCGTCGTGACGGCTGCATTATCAATATGTCTTCGGTGGCCTCGAGCGTGAAAAGCGTGCCGAACCGCTGTGCGTACAGCGTCAGTAAAGCGGCGGTCATTGGTCTGACAAAATCAGTTGCGGCGGACTACATCACCCAGGGCGTTCGCTGCAACGCCATCTGCCCAGGCACGGTTGAAACGCCGTCACTCCAGCAGCGTCTCAGCGATACCGGTGATTACGATGCGGCGCGCGCTGACTTCATTCGCCGCCAGCCGATGGGACGCATTGGCAAACCGGACGAAATCGCCGATCTGGTGCTGTATCTCAGCAATGCCACTTTCACCACCGGACACATTCATAATATCGATGGCGGCTGGTCTGCCTGA
- a CDS encoding IclR family transcriptional regulator → MAENKPEVESAEDRYRAPALDKGLDILEKLAELEEGLSQAEIAAALERKPNEIYRMLDRLVKRGYVVRTSVDQYQLSLKLFELAHRQSPMRRLVAQSIPHLRTFAEAAQQGCHIALYERGGLTAIAQVDAPGYWGFGIRVGARFAVRDSSSGHVLLAFASPQDQQFMLQQSEQSDGTLSEAMVNKLAEIREQGYEIMPSQQVEGVYNIAVPLLNSGGQAIAALACPWVKHLDHMNNPSCDAVLQLLFTTAENIRSGGVDA, encoded by the coding sequence ATGGCGGAAAACAAGCCTGAAGTGGAATCGGCCGAGGATCGCTATCGCGCACCGGCGCTGGACAAAGGTCTGGATATTCTTGAGAAGCTGGCAGAACTGGAAGAAGGGCTTTCGCAGGCAGAAATCGCCGCTGCGTTAGAACGCAAGCCCAATGAAATTTACCGCATGCTCGACAGACTGGTGAAGCGCGGTTATGTGGTGCGCACCAGCGTCGATCAGTACCAGCTTTCCCTGAAGCTGTTCGAGCTAGCGCATCGTCAGTCCCCGATGCGGCGACTGGTGGCTCAGTCAATTCCTCATCTGCGCACTTTCGCCGAAGCGGCCCAGCAGGGCTGTCACATTGCGTTGTATGAACGCGGCGGGCTGACGGCCATCGCCCAGGTCGATGCCCCGGGATACTGGGGTTTTGGTATTCGGGTTGGGGCACGTTTCGCGGTGAGAGATTCCAGCTCGGGGCATGTCCTGTTGGCGTTTGCTTCCCCACAGGATCAGCAATTTATGCTGCAACAGAGCGAACAATCGGATGGCACTCTCAGCGAGGCGATGGTTAACAAGCTGGCCGAAATCCGCGAGCAGGGGTATGAAATTATGCCGAGTCAGCAGGTCGAAGGCGTGTACAACATCGCCGTACCCTTGTTAAACAGCGGTGGACAGGCCATAGCGGCACTGGCGTGCCCGTGGGTTAAGCATCTGGATCATATGAACAATCCTTCCTGTGATGCGGTACTTCAACTGCTGTTCACCACCGCAGAAAACATTCGTAGCGGCGGCGTAGATGCGTAG
- a CDS encoding MFS transporter produces the protein MQQKPTPGLRKAVTASVVGTIIEWFDYALYGAAAGLIINKIFFPDLSAVAGVLAAFATFAVGFFVRPLGGMVISHIGDRYGRKPALVFSITLMGIGTVAIGLLPGYQEIGLMAPVLLVVMRMAQGFGAGAEYAGALTLLYEYSPKHLRGFYTALLQSATVIGIIFASLAFWGVSLMPADMMISWGWRVPFISSAVLFVIAIYIRRHLDETPEYVQAMKQAEQEKKAHKLPLKVVLTRYPRELFWSFLMMSGHNANVYILSAFSISYMTNTLHLPKTTALSALFISAWCAVISAPIMGWLADKYNPAKIYAAAALFTVVYAFPLFMFIDSGNLLIITLGMSVAFIISYGAMAGPQGLLLARVFPTQYRYSGISVAREMNGMLVAGPTPLISAFLVEMAGGKPTYVAVFLGVCCALSAFAVYKLVSMQSAKQAQSATSSRNVVEG, from the coding sequence ATGCAGCAAAAACCAACACCAGGGTTAAGAAAGGCTGTTACGGCGTCAGTCGTCGGAACCATCATTGAGTGGTTCGACTACGCGTTGTACGGCGCCGCCGCAGGATTAATCATAAATAAAATCTTCTTCCCCGATCTTTCGGCGGTTGCTGGCGTGCTGGCAGCCTTTGCCACATTCGCAGTAGGCTTTTTTGTTCGTCCGCTGGGTGGCATGGTCATTTCCCATATCGGTGATCGCTATGGGCGTAAGCCTGCGCTGGTGTTTTCCATTACCTTAATGGGCATCGGGACGGTGGCTATTGGATTGCTGCCTGGCTACCAGGAGATAGGACTGATGGCGCCTGTGCTGCTGGTTGTCATGCGTATGGCGCAGGGATTTGGTGCCGGAGCAGAATATGCCGGGGCGCTGACGCTGCTGTATGAATACTCGCCGAAGCATCTGCGTGGGTTTTATACCGCGCTGCTGCAATCAGCCACGGTGATTGGGATTATCTTTGCCAGTCTGGCTTTCTGGGGCGTGTCCTTGATGCCTGCGGATATGATGATCAGCTGGGGCTGGCGTGTGCCGTTTATTTCGTCGGCGGTGCTGTTCGTGATCGCCATATACATCCGCCGTCATCTGGATGAAACGCCGGAATATGTTCAGGCCATGAAACAGGCGGAGCAGGAGAAGAAAGCGCATAAGCTGCCATTGAAAGTGGTCCTGACCCGCTATCCACGTGAGTTGTTCTGGAGCTTCCTGATGATGTCGGGTCACAACGCCAACGTCTATATTCTGAGTGCCTTCAGCATCAGTTACATGACCAACACCTTGCATCTACCGAAAACTACCGCACTGAGCGCGCTGTTTATTTCGGCCTGGTGTGCGGTTATCAGTGCGCCCATCATGGGCTGGCTGGCGGATAAATATAATCCGGCTAAGATTTATGCCGCTGCCGCGCTGTTTACCGTGGTCTATGCTTTCCCGTTATTCATGTTTATCGACAGTGGCAATTTGCTGATTATCACTCTCGGCATGTCGGTGGCGTTTATCATCAGCTACGGCGCCATGGCCGGACCGCAAGGGCTTCTGCTGGCCCGGGTCTTCCCGACGCAATACCGTTATTCCGGAATAAGTGTGGCGCGTGAAATGAACGGAATGCTGGTGGCCGGACCGACACCACTGATCAGCGCCTTCCTGGTTGAAATGGCTGGCGGGAAACCAACCTACGTGGCGGTGTTCCTCGGGGTATGCTGCGCATTGAGCGCATTTGCCGTCTACAAGCTGGTGTCGATGCAATCGGCAAAACAGGCACAATCGGCGACGTCATCGCGGAACGTGGTCGAAGGGTAA
- a CDS encoding serine/threonine protein kinase, with amino-acid sequence MTDNDYTQRPPDALPSGYRFDEFEIQDVIDASNDNIVYRALDHQLERQVAIREFLPRTLTVRSETQRLVPRSKLDQSAFSVGLDGFIQEARQLARLNHPNVVQILRFWTYNETAYAATPVYSGMTLAELFQHHPERINEAWIRQILPMLCGALAALHEKGFIHCRLSLNSILIQDNGLPLLLEFGALRQSGAESGEVNKTLLHPGFTPLEQYSDDVDNPSGPWTDIYSLGAILYTLVTGNRPPASVTRSIQDNCVPLTESRPEGYSPELLQAIDSTLALRPEDRPQTIAEFAALAGISLNETHTLPAESQTGSMLMAIDQEPEADTAAHPWWKSFRTPLQIAGGVVVGLIAGGLLFGQHGSTEVASKAPMTGTVTAESTAKPVAAGTALARVYIRVDEGDELEVNGKAQKTPNPVNGYASVQLSSGQYVITLRNAKQSRSVSITVDKPGTWLLNPQA; translated from the coding sequence ATGACAGATAACGATTACACACAGCGCCCGCCCGACGCTTTGCCGTCCGGTTATCGTTTTGATGAGTTTGAAATTCAGGATGTCATTGACGCCAGTAACGACAACATCGTTTATCGCGCCCTCGATCATCAGCTTGAACGCCAGGTCGCCATTCGCGAATTTCTGCCGCGTACCCTGACGGTTCGCAGTGAAACGCAGCGCCTGGTGCCGCGCAGCAAGCTGGACCAGTCGGCGTTTAGTGTCGGTCTCGACGGGTTTATTCAGGAAGCGCGTCAGCTTGCGCGGCTGAATCACCCGAACGTGGTGCAAATTCTGCGTTTCTGGACCTACAACGAAACCGCCTATGCCGCGACCCCGGTGTACAGCGGCATGACGCTGGCCGAACTTTTCCAGCATCATCCGGAACGCATTAATGAAGCGTGGATCCGCCAGATACTGCCAATGCTCTGCGGGGCGCTCGCCGCGCTGCATGAGAAAGGCTTTATCCACTGCCGCTTGTCGCTGAACAGCATTCTGATTCAGGACAACGGCCTGCCGCTGCTGCTGGAATTTGGCGCTCTGCGCCAGAGCGGGGCGGAAAGTGGCGAAGTGAATAAAACCCTGCTGCATCCGGGCTTTACGCCGCTGGAACAGTATTCTGACGATGTTGATAACCCGTCCGGGCCGTGGACCGATATTTATTCGTTGGGTGCGATTCTGTACACGCTGGTCACCGGCAATCGGCCACCTGCCAGCGTCACGCGCAGCATTCAGGACAACTGCGTTCCGCTGACGGAAAGTCGCCCGGAAGGTTATTCGCCTGAGCTGTTACAGGCTATCGACAGCACTCTGGCGCTGCGCCCGGAAGACCGTCCGCAGACCATCGCCGAATTTGCCGCGCTGGCGGGCATTAGCCTGAATGAGACTCACACCTTGCCCGCAGAGAGCCAGACCGGCTCGATGCTGATGGCGATTGACCAGGAGCCGGAGGCCGACACCGCCGCGCATCCGTGGTGGAAATCGTTCCGCACGCCGTTGCAGATTGCCGGTGGCGTCGTCGTTGGTTTGATTGCCGGCGGGCTGCTGTTTGGACAACACGGGTCGACGGAAGTCGCCTCTAAAGCGCCAATGACGGGCACCGTGACCGCTGAATCTACGGCAAAACCGGTCGCCGCCGGTACCGCGCTCGCCCGGGTGTATATTCGTGTGGATGAAGGTGACGAGCTGGAAGTGAACGGTAAGGCGCAGAAAACGCCGAACCCGGTGAATGGCTATGCCTCGGTACAGCTTTCGTCCGGCCAGTACGTGATTACGTTGCGTAACGCCAAACAGTCCCGCAGCGTCAGTATCACCGTCGATAAGCCCGGTACCTGGTTGTTAAACCCGCAGGCGTAA